In Clostridium swellfunianum, a genomic segment contains:
- the nrdD gene encoding anaerobic ribonucleoside-triphosphate reductase, which yields MLHVVKRDGRKAEFNSVKITNAIKGAADEIAYSLKESEAVELTQKVIKKLEDLDKEEIAVEHVQNIVEDVLLQNDYKILKNTYSNYRKERNKVREIKSDLMRAIEQIGVETDRDNANVGNNFSSKLLRIASESNKWHNLAMMPKHLAKAHENGDIYYHDLDSYNLTTNCLHIPTKEVLERGFNTGYGTINTPRRIESAAELSCILLQSTQNDMFGGQSHPDFDNDMGVFVEPTRQEVRAELVELGLEGKKLEEAVEKKLIKTIHQAMQGIVYNLNTMHSRAGSQVPFSSINLGIPYDKDAALVCEIFLLEYEKGLGKGEQPIFPNIIFRVKEGINREPKDPYHYLYKLACRVAAKRMNPTFMNIDSDFNKDYYEKGYMPATMGCRTYIMSNINGEPGTKGRGNIAPTTLNLPRIGILAKGDVDKFFSLLDAKLELAKEALLHRYNVLKRLRIKDLPFVAGQGLMRGSEGLSPEDSIEPILRNGTWGIGFIGLAETLSALVGKHHGEDEAAGELGLKIVTHMRNYTDKITQETKLNWSTYATPAEGLSGRFILQDKKIFGEIKGVTDKEYYTNSYHVPVGFTVSIKDKIDIEAPYHKLCNAGHISYIELDDYPDENIIMDILDYAYKNTNISYIGINFHIKYCKDCGTYLNGASHKCSKCGSHNIQGVSRITGYLSLDERFGAGKYAERADRKAHTDSHVNVYSN from the coding sequence ATGCTACATGTTGTGAAGAGGGATGGCAGAAAGGCTGAGTTCAATTCAGTCAAAATAACTAACGCTATCAAAGGAGCTGCTGATGAAATTGCTTACAGCCTAAAGGAAAGTGAAGCTGTAGAGCTAACTCAAAAGGTAATTAAAAAATTAGAGGACTTAGACAAAGAAGAGATAGCTGTTGAACATGTTCAAAATATCGTTGAAGATGTGCTGCTGCAAAATGATTATAAGATATTAAAAAATACATATTCAAATTATAGAAAAGAAAGAAATAAAGTAAGAGAAATTAAATCAGATTTGATGAGAGCTATAGAACAAATAGGAGTGGAAACTGACAGAGATAATGCAAATGTTGGCAATAACTTCAGTTCAAAGCTTTTGAGAATAGCAAGCGAGTCAAATAAATGGCATAATCTTGCAATGATGCCTAAGCACTTGGCAAAGGCTCATGAAAATGGAGACATTTACTATCATGATCTTGATTCATATAATTTGACAACAAACTGTTTACATATACCCACAAAGGAAGTATTGGAAAGAGGCTTCAATACTGGCTACGGAACTATAAATACACCAAGAAGAATTGAGTCCGCGGCAGAATTATCATGTATTCTTCTGCAATCAACTCAAAATGATATGTTTGGAGGACAGTCACATCCTGATTTTGATAATGATATGGGAGTGTTTGTTGAGCCGACTAGGCAGGAGGTAAGAGCTGAGTTAGTAGAGCTTGGTCTTGAAGGCAAAAAACTTGAGGAAGCTGTTGAGAAGAAGCTTATTAAAACTATTCATCAAGCTATGCAGGGAATAGTGTACAACCTTAATACTATGCATTCCAGAGCTGGAAGTCAGGTTCCGTTTTCTTCCATTAATTTAGGAATACCATATGATAAAGATGCTGCTTTAGTATGCGAAATATTCCTTCTAGAATATGAGAAAGGCCTTGGAAAGGGAGAGCAGCCAATATTTCCTAACATAATTTTTAGAGTAAAGGAAGGAATAAATAGGGAGCCTAAGGATCCTTACCATTATCTATATAAATTAGCTTGCAGAGTTGCGGCAAAAAGGATGAACCCAACCTTTATGAATATAGATTCAGACTTTAATAAGGACTATTATGAAAAAGGATATATGCCTGCTACAATGGGCTGCAGAACATATATAATGTCAAATATCAATGGTGAGCCTGGTACTAAAGGAAGAGGAAATATTGCTCCAACCACATTAAATCTGCCTAGAATAGGCATACTTGCTAAAGGTGATGTAGATAAATTTTTCTCTCTTTTAGATGCTAAACTAGAGCTTGCAAAAGAGGCTTTGCTTCATAGATATAATGTTTTAAAAAGGCTAAGAATAAAAGATTTGCCGTTTGTTGCAGGACAAGGGCTTATGAGAGGCTCAGAGGGGCTAAGCCCAGAGGATTCAATAGAGCCAATACTTAGAAACGGAACCTGGGGAATTGGGTTTATTGGTCTAGCAGAAACCTTATCAGCTTTAGTTGGCAAACATCATGGAGAAGACGAAGCGGCGGGAGAGTTAGGTTTAAAAATAGTTACTCATATGAGGAATTATACGGATAAGATAACGCAGGAAACGAAACTTAATTGGAGTACTTATGCTACACCAGCAGAAGGTTTGAGTGGAAGGTTTATTCTTCAAGATAAGAAGATATTTGGGGAAATAAAAGGAGTAACTGATAAGGAATACTATACAAACAGTTATCATGTTCCTGTTGGTTTCACAGTATCAATAAAAGATAAAATAGATATTGAAGCTCCATATCACAAGCTTTGTAATGCAGGACATATAAGTTATATAGAGCTAGATGATTATCCAGATGAAAATATAATAATGGATATACTAGATTATGCTTATAAAAATACAAACATAAGTTACATTGGCATAAATTTTCATATAAAGTATTGCAAGGACTGTGGAACCTATTTAAATGGTGCGAGTCATAAATGCAGCAAATGTGGAAGCCATAATATTCAGGGAGTTTCAAGAATAACTGGATACTTAAGTCTTGATGAGAGGTTTGGAGCTGGAAAGTATGCTGAAAGAGCAGATAGAAAAGCACATACCGACAGTCATGTTAATGTGTATTCAAACTAG
- a CDS encoding motility protein A yields the protein MDLMSILGMVLAFGFVIYGILSSGSIMTFFDLPSVFITIGGTIGALLITTKTKNAKVLLKLFGKVFKENKSSDVEIIISMVEWATRARKEGLLSLEDTIQNIPDPFIRKGMMMIVDGAEPETIKNVLSLKIKGIVTRHSENRAMFDTGAALGPAFGMIGTLIGLVNMLKQLSDPSSIGPQMSVALITTFYGSLLANMLFMPMSKKLKAKTSEEVYQKEMIIEGLLSIQAGENPNTLKEKMLSFLDEKTISQMEAQAAKKEEE from the coding sequence ATGGATTTAATGTCGATTTTAGGTATGGTCTTGGCTTTTGGATTCGTTATATATGGAATACTTTCAAGTGGATCTATAATGACTTTTTTTGATTTGCCGTCGGTATTTATAACTATTGGTGGAACAATAGGCGCACTTCTTATAACTACTAAGACTAAAAATGCCAAAGTGCTTTTAAAGTTATTCGGAAAAGTATTTAAAGAAAATAAATCAAGCGATGTTGAAATAATTATTAGTATGGTAGAGTGGGCAACAAGAGCTAGAAAAGAAGGATTACTTTCTCTAGAAGATACAATTCAAAATATTCCTGATCCTTTCATAAGAAAAGGAATGATGATGATAGTTGATGGTGCTGAGCCTGAAACGATTAAGAATGTTTTATCTTTAAAGATAAAGGGAATTGTTACAAGACATAGTGAGAACAGAGCCATGTTTGATACTGGAGCAGCTCTAGGGCCTGCCTTTGGTATGATAGGTACGTTAATTGGTCTTGTTAACATGTTAAAACAGTTATCAGATCCATCTTCAATAGGTCCTCAGATGTCGGTTGCGCTAATTACGACCTTCTATGGATCTCTTTTGGCAAATATGCTTTTTATGCCAATGTCTAAAAAGCTCAAAGCTAAAACCTCTGAAGAAGTTTATCAAAAGGAAATGATTATTGAAGGATTGCTAAGTATTCAAGCTGGAGAAAATCCTAATACACTAAAAGAGAAAATGCTTTCTTTCTTGGACGAAAAAACCATAAGCCAGATGGAGGCACAAGCTGCTAAGAAAGAAGAAGAGTAA
- a CDS encoding OmpA/MotB family protein, with translation MADNYNVDEDEGGGSEWLATYGDLVTLLLCFFILLYSMSIMDMAKFKQAAASLNSMGVSQQNGSMKDSVGDSISDLNIYNAIAVQEEMDDIYSKVKEIVDSKGLTEDVKVEKVGPGVLLRFKDEILFDVAQSELKANAKNTLQRLGEVLRSHNKNIKVEGHTDNVPIKTSRYRSNWELSADRAISVVRYFTEELPEDQRISADKFEVAGYGEYRPMAPNDSEANKQKNRRIEITILK, from the coding sequence ATGGCAGATAATTATAATGTAGATGAAGATGAAGGCGGAGGCAGCGAATGGCTTGCCACTTATGGAGATCTTGTAACGTTGCTGCTTTGTTTTTTTATATTGCTGTACTCTATGTCAATCATGGATATGGCGAAATTTAAGCAAGCAGCTGCATCCTTAAATTCCATGGGAGTATCTCAGCAAAATGGAAGCATGAAGGATAGTGTTGGCGATTCTATTTCTGATCTTAATATATATAATGCTATAGCTGTGCAAGAGGAAATGGATGATATTTATTCAAAGGTTAAGGAAATAGTTGATTCAAAAGGGTTAACAGAGGATGTTAAAGTTGAAAAAGTAGGTCCAGGAGTACTTTTAAGGTTTAAGGATGAGATACTTTTTGATGTTGCACAGTCGGAATTAAAGGCAAATGCTAAGAATACTCTTCAAAGGTTAGGTGAGGTTCTTAGAAGCCATAATAAAAACATAAAAGTAGAAGGGCATACGGATAATGTACCTATTAAAACTAGTAGATACCGAAGCAACTGGGAATTATCAGCTGATAGAGCGATAAGTGTAGTAAGATATTTCACAGAGGAGCTTCCAGAAGATCAAAGAATAAGTGCTGATAAATTTGAAGTTGCAGGCTATGGAGAGTACAGGCCAATGGCACCTAATGATTCAGAAGCAAATAAGCAAAAGAATAGAAGAATAG
- the nrdG gene encoding anaerobic ribonucleoside-triphosphate reductase activating protein, producing the protein MQENNKIRLAAILPESLVNGAGIRRVLFAQGCPHNCQGCFSPHTHSYTDGTLINMDEIIEDIRKNPMLRGVTFSGGEPWEQADKFAYIAKEIKKFGLNVWCYTGYTLEYILKHKNERKGWDELLQYVDVLVDGKFEDSKKSSELKFRGSSNQRIIDIKSSLELMEAVAVDLYK; encoded by the coding sequence ATGCAGGAAAACAATAAAATTAGATTAGCTGCTATACTTCCAGAAAGCCTTGTTAATGGAGCTGGCATAAGAAGAGTTTTGTTTGCTCAGGGTTGTCCTCATAATTGCCAGGGCTGCTTTAGTCCGCATACTCACTCTTATACTGATGGAACTTTAATCAATATGGATGAAATAATTGAAGATATAAGAAAAAATCCAATGCTTCGAGGAGTTACCTTTAGCGGTGGAGAACCTTGGGAACAGGCAGACAAGTTTGCTTATATTGCTAAAGAAATTAAAAAATTTGGTCTTAATGTTTGGTGCTATACAGGGTACACTCTTGAATACATTTTAAAACACAAGAATGAGAGAAAAGGCTGGGATGAACTGCTTCAATATGTAGATGTGCTTGTGGATGGTAAATTTGAGGACAGTAAAAAATCTTCAGAACTTAAGTTTAGAGGGTCAAGCAATCAAAGAATAATAGATATTAAGAGCAGCTTAGAGCTTATGGAAGCTGTAGCTGTAGATTTATATAAATAA